A single genomic interval of Babylonia areolata isolate BAREFJ2019XMU chromosome 26, ASM4173473v1, whole genome shotgun sequence harbors:
- the LOC143300409 gene encoding pyruvate dehydrogenase phosphatase regulatory subunit, mitochondrial-like: MSWLSLSRAVTSSRSLCSRWLSPLHVGPSSSAAGVIAGHRHSRARLFSTQDADPPSRSLGIPREALPNQARVVICGGGVVGLSVAYHLAERGWNDVVVLEQGNLTCGTTWHSVGLIGRIRSTRTEMEMTNYSASLYKQWEAEGEGLGWKECGSLNVARTLDRMIALKRQHAIAKTVGVECHMVTPSEIQGICPTIRVDDLQGGLWIPGDGVLTAPDLAMVFSRKAKAKGVKVLEGVGVAKVHTENSKVTHVETTEGNIKCEYFVNAAGLWSRELGKRTVPYRVNVPVHACEHYYLVTKPIAGTNPMMPVIRDYDGYVYFREWNGGILGGGFEPHPKPIFNQGPPEKFEFQLLPEDWDHFQVLLNEILQRMPVMETAEVRQLVNGPESFTPDSNWLLGETAEVDNYYVATGMNSKGIAGAGGVGRSVADWIVDGRPAHSLWSYDIRRFLGHHNNKRFLRDRMQESFAAHAILKYPKEEYLTGRKLRCSPLHTRQEVAGGVFGETMAYERAMYFKLEDQAHDPEEKRGNWTFTKPSWFEAAQEEYWACKERVCIMDMSSFAKFELQGVDGYSSAGDEVVGFLQKLCSNDIDVDIGTIVHTGMQNEHGGYENDTTIARMNHSSFFMICPATQQSRAWAWLTRHMPQDGSVHLRDVTSMFSGINIIGPHAQQLLADVSDISTTRSDFRPMSCKRMDVGNASGVWAMRLTHTGEDGFILYIPSEYALNVYDILMSAGKDYGVRNAGYYALRHLRIENFFAYWGLDLDDRTTPLECGRSFRVKFDKGDFLGKAALERQREEGITQRFVHFQLEDYDVNLDVWPWGGEPIYRNGRFAGLTTTCGYGFSLDRMVCLGFVSDYEDNNKNTRLLQNSNDFVMKDAKYEIDIGGTRFPAKASVYTPKQNVTYVDPSFIPAPQKQ, from the exons ATGAGCTGGTTAAGTCTGAGCCGTGCAGTGACCTCGTCAAGATCTCTGTGCTCGAGGTGGTTGTCTCCTCTACATGTAGGACCATCATCCTCAGCGGCTGGGGTCATTGCGGGTCACAGGCATTCCAGAGCCAGACTGTTTTCAACCCAAGATGCGGATCCGCCGTCCAGAAGTTTAGGGATCCCCCGCGAGGCCTTGCCCAATCAGGCAAGAGTGGTGatatgtggagggggggtggtgggcttGTCTGTTGCCTACCATCTGGCCGAGAGAGGGTGGAATGACGTGGTGGTTCTGGAGCAAGGGAA TTTGACGTGCGGCACGACATGGCACTCTGTGGGGCTGATCGGTCGCATTCGGAGCACACGCACAGAGATGGAGATGACAAACTACAGCGCCTCCCTCTACAAACAGTGGGAGGCGGAAGGGGAAGGACTGG GATGGAAGGAATGTGGAAGTTTAAATGTTGCCCGCACACTGGACCGAATGATAGCACTGAAACGACAACATGCTATAGCCAA AACGGTTGGCGTCGAGTGCCACATGGTCACCCCTTCAGAGATCCAGGGTATCTGTCCCACCATACGTGTGGATGATCTGCAG GGAGGACTGTGGATACCAGGTGACGGTGTGCTGACTGCTCCCGATCTTGCCATGGTGTTCTCCAGGAAGGCCAAGGCCAAAG GTGTGAAAGtgctggagggtgtgggggtggccaAGGTGCACACAGAGAACAGCAAGGTGACACACGTGGAGACCACCGAGGGGAACATCAAGTGTGAATACTTCGTCAACGCTGCTGGCCTG TGGTCACGAGAGCTGGGCAAGAGGACGGTGCCTTACAGGGTCAACGTTCCGGTCCACGCCTGCGAGCATTACTACCTGGTAACCAAGCCCATCGCCGGCACCAACCCCATGATGCCTGTCATCAGGGACTATGACGGCTACGTCTACTTCCGCGAGTGGAACGGGGGCATCCTGGGTGGGGGGTTTGAGCCCCACCCCAAGCCCATCTTCAACCAGGGTCCGCCGGAGAAGTTTGAGTTCCAGCTTCTGCCGGAGGACTGGGACCACTTCC AGGTACTGCTGAACGAAATCCTGCAGCGAATGCCGGTCATGGAGACAGCGGAGGTACGACAGTTGGTGAACGGTCCTGAGAGCTTCACACCGGATTCCAACTGGCTGCTGGGAGAAACAGCAGAG GTGGACAACTACTATGTTGCCACAGGCATGAACTCCAAAGGCATAGCGGGGGCGGGCGGGGTGGGGCGAAGCGTGGCCGACTGGATCGTGGACGGGCGGCCGGCCCACAGCCTCTGGTCCTACGACATCCGCCGCTTCCTgggccaccacaacaacaagcgCTTCCTGCGTGACCGCATGCAGGAGTCGTtcg CGGCGCATGCGATTTTGAAGTACCCCAAAGAGGAATACCTCACAGGGCGGAAATTGCGCTGCTCCCCACTTCACACGCGTCAGGAGGTGGCTGGGGGTGTCTTCGGAGAAACCATGGCTTACGAACGAGCCATGTACTTCAAACTGGAAGATCAGG cCCACGACCCTGAGGAGAAGAGAGGTAACTGGACCTTCACCAAACCCAGCTGGTTTGAGGCAGCACAGGAGGAGTACTGGGCATGCAAAGAGCGTGTCTGCATCATGGACATGTCCTCCTTTGCCAAGTTTGAACTGCAG GGTGTGGATGGATACTCT tcaGCGGGTGATGAGGTGGTGGGATTCCTGCAGAAGTTGTGTTCCAATGACATTGATGTGGACATTGGCACCATTGTTCACACCGGCATGCAGAATGAGCATGGGGGCTACGAAAATGACACCACCATTGCTCGGATGAATCATAGCAG CTTCTTCATGATCTGCCCGGCCACCCAGCAGTCGCGGGCGTGGGCGTGGCTGACGCGGCACATGCCCCAGGACGGCTCGGTTCACCTGCGTGATGTGACGTCCATGTTCTCTGGCATCAACATCATCGGGCCCCACGCCCAGCAGCTGCTGGCCGATGTGTCAGACATCTCCACCACGCGCTCCGACTTCCGCCCCATGTCCTGCAAGAGGATGGACGTGGGCAACGCCAGCGGGGTGTGGGCCATGCGTCTGACGCACACCGGGGAGGACGGCTTCATCCTATACATTCCCTCTGAG TATGCCTTGAACGTCTATGACATTCTGATGAGTGCTGGGAAGGATTACGGAGTGAGGAATGCTGGGTACTATGCCCTCCGCCATCTGCGCATTGAAAACTTCTTCGCCTATTGGGGCCTTGACCTTGATGACAGGACCACACCCTTGGAATGTGGAAGGAGCTTCCGCGTCAAGTTTGAT AAGGGGGACTTCCTGGGCAAGGCGGCCCTAGAGCGTCAGCGGGAGGAGGGCATCACTCAGCGCTTTGTGCACTTCCAGCTGGAGGACTACGACGTCAACCTGGATGTCTGGCCCTGGGGCGGGGAGCCCATCTACCGCAACGGCCGCTTTGCTGGCCTCACCACCACCTGCGGCTACGGCTTCTCCCTGGACCGCATGGTCTGCCTGGGCTTCGTCAGCGActacgaagacaacaacaaaaacactcgcCTGCTGCAGAACTCCAACGACTTTGTGATGAAGGACGCCAAGTATGAGATTGACATTGGCGGCACGAGGTTTCCGGCCAAAGCGTCGGTGTACACCCCCAAGCAGAACGTGACGTATGTTGACCCGTCGTTCATTCCTGCCCCTCAAAAGCAGTGA